From Nitrospinota bacterium, one genomic window encodes:
- a CDS encoding peptidylprolyl isomerase has translation MAIRILVAVLVLALAAGSLIYSFSGRAAETGASSAQMVKSPEASDDKGKPQFALPGAGKGPDVKSVAIDFNSIPEVIAEVNGAPVKKDLLVRALKGLEQTVKMTSQPLTQERLDKIKVSILDNIISAEILSAQAAKEGVTVDDAAVNEHLTMMKKRFPDEATFKKVMESQGLTDEELKKELALNLRIRTLIEKNVISKITITEGDLRKYFDTHQLEFERPEQVRASHILAKFEKSGDDAKIKESKEKARKKIEAIAKKLSEGSDFAELAKKESDDPGSARNGGDLGLFRRGQMVPEFEKAAFDLAPGKISGIVESPFGFHIIKGGEKKPASKATFAEAKSSIEMKLKNEQANSKVAEYVNGLKQQAKIKKML, from the coding sequence CCTTGTTCTGGCTCTGGCGGCGGGATCGTTGATTTACAGCTTTAGCGGACGCGCCGCGGAAACAGGCGCCTCTTCCGCCCAGATGGTCAAGTCGCCCGAGGCGTCCGACGATAAAGGCAAGCCTCAATTCGCGCTTCCCGGAGCGGGCAAGGGGCCGGACGTGAAATCTGTCGCGATTGACTTTAATTCCATTCCGGAAGTGATCGCCGAAGTGAACGGCGCCCCGGTGAAAAAAGACCTGCTTGTCCGAGCCCTCAAAGGGCTCGAACAGACCGTGAAGATGACCAGTCAGCCACTCACGCAGGAACGGCTGGACAAGATCAAGGTGTCCATACTCGACAACATAATCAGCGCCGAAATCCTTTCAGCCCAGGCCGCCAAGGAAGGGGTGACAGTGGACGACGCCGCGGTCAACGAACATCTTACGATGATGAAGAAGCGCTTCCCGGACGAGGCCACCTTCAAGAAGGTCATGGAAAGCCAGGGGCTCACCGACGAGGAGTTGAAAAAAGAACTGGCCCTCAACCTTCGCATCCGGACACTTATCGAAAAGAATGTGATAAGCAAGATAACCATAACCGAAGGTGACTTGCGCAAGTATTTCGACACCCATCAGCTGGAGTTTGAGCGGCCCGAGCAGGTGCGCGCCTCCCACATACTGGCGAAGTTCGAAAAATCCGGAGACGATGCCAAGATCAAGGAGTCAAAAGAGAAAGCCCGCAAGAAAATTGAAGCGATCGCCAAAAAGCTTTCGGAAGGGTCCGATTTCGCCGAACTGGCCAAAAAAGAGAGCGACGATCCCGGCTCCGCCCGCAACGGAGGGGACCTTGGGTTGTTCCGGCGCGGCCAGATGGTGCCGGAGTTTGAGAAGGCCGCTTTCGACCTGGCGCCCGGCAAGATTTCCGGGATTGTGGAAAGTCCCTTCGGTTTTCACATAATCAAAGGGGGGGAGAAAAAGCCGGCCTCCAAGGCCACGTTCGCCGAGGCGAAAAGCTCCATCGAAATGAAGCTGAAGAACGAGCAGGCCAACTCGAAGGTGGCCGAATACGTCAACGGTTTAAAGCAGCAGGCGAAGATCAAGAAGATGCTCTGA